Proteins encoded within one genomic window of Leptospira stimsonii:
- a CDS encoding Gfo/Idh/MocA family protein, which translates to MRIGIIGVGRMGRRHIQAVRRLGWDLVGLYDVSKDSLNMAQSEFLIDSDKLFDDINLFFAHAKPECLIIATTADSHCKFTCLATENGVKFILVEKPMAVSLAECDRMIEACKQRGVKLAVNHQMRFMEQYTEPKRLFKTKEYDGLMSMTVVAGNFGFAMNGSHYFEAFRFLTEEDIAEVTAWFSPEIVANPRGPQFQDRAGSIRAVTTGGKRLYMEIGSDQGHGIRVVYACRNGMITINELDGDLIANVREEQYRDLPTSRYGMPSVDSRIKIAPCEVVDTSAAVLRSLINNENVISGEDGRRVIEVLVAAYQSAGNGNNVIHLRTGVDRSVVFPWA; encoded by the coding sequence TTGAGGATTGGGATTATCGGTGTCGGACGTATGGGTCGTCGTCATATCCAAGCGGTTCGGAGATTGGGTTGGGACTTGGTTGGGCTTTACGATGTAAGTAAGGATTCTTTGAATATGGCTCAGTCTGAGTTTTTGATCGATTCAGATAAACTTTTTGATGATATCAATCTTTTTTTTGCTCATGCAAAACCGGAATGCCTGATCATTGCAACGACCGCAGATTCTCACTGTAAATTTACCTGCCTTGCGACGGAGAACGGTGTGAAGTTTATTCTCGTTGAAAAGCCGATGGCTGTTTCTCTCGCGGAGTGTGATCGGATGATCGAAGCATGTAAACAGCGCGGAGTCAAGTTGGCGGTCAATCATCAGATGCGTTTTATGGAACAATATACCGAGCCAAAGCGTCTCTTTAAAACAAAAGAATATGATGGATTAATGAGTATGACCGTTGTCGCAGGGAATTTCGGTTTCGCGATGAACGGCAGTCATTACTTTGAAGCATTTCGTTTTTTAACAGAAGAGGACATTGCCGAGGTCACGGCATGGTTTTCGCCAGAAATCGTCGCGAATCCGAGGGGACCTCAGTTTCAAGATCGTGCAGGTAGTATTCGAGCTGTAACGACTGGTGGAAAAAGACTCTACATGGAGATAGGTTCCGATCAAGGTCACGGAATTCGAGTAGTCTACGCCTGCCGAAATGGAATGATCACCATTAACGAACTTGACGGAGACTTAATTGCGAACGTTAGGGAAGAGCAGTACCGAGACCTCCCGACTAGTCGATACGGAATGCCCTCGGTAGATTCTCGGATTAAGATCGCTCCTTGCGAAGTCGTGGATACGAGTGCGGCAGTGCTGCGTTCTTTAATCAACAATGAGAATGTAATTAGTGGGGAAGATGGGCGTCGCGTAATTGAAGTTTTAGTCGCCGCATATCAATCCGCTGGAAATGGAAACAATGTCATTCATCTTAGAACAGGGGTGGATCGGAGTGTTGTCTTCCCGTGGGCATAA
- the hisF gene encoding imidazole glycerol phosphate synthase subunit HisF produces MRKVRLIARLDIKGPNLIKGIHLEGLRVIGSPSEYAIRYYEQGADELIYMDCVASLYGRNNLSDIVKNAAHNVFVPITVGGGIRSVEDVTHLLRCGADKVAINTAAVANPNLISDVARRFGSQCMVLSVEAKEVGAGKWEVYTDNGRERSGLDVIEWIKRGVSLGAGEILLTSIDREGTRKGFDIPLISAVTKDVTVPVIASGGMGKPEDIIDAVKLGDADGVAMADILHYDRSTIGIIRKTAEQANIEVRHYENT; encoded by the coding sequence ATGAGAAAAGTAAGATTAATCGCGCGCTTAGATATCAAAGGACCAAATTTGATAAAAGGGATTCACTTGGAAGGTCTTCGTGTGATTGGATCTCCGAGTGAATATGCTATACGTTACTATGAACAAGGTGCGGACGAACTAATCTATATGGATTGTGTGGCAAGTCTTTACGGTAGAAATAACTTGAGTGATATAGTAAAAAATGCCGCACACAATGTTTTTGTTCCGATTACCGTGGGTGGCGGAATTCGTTCAGTAGAAGACGTTACTCATCTACTTCGGTGTGGAGCGGATAAAGTCGCAATAAATACAGCGGCCGTTGCGAATCCAAATTTAATCAGTGATGTTGCGAGACGTTTTGGAAGTCAATGTATGGTACTATCCGTCGAGGCAAAAGAAGTCGGTGCCGGAAAGTGGGAAGTTTATACAGACAATGGCCGAGAGCGTTCCGGTCTTGATGTAATCGAATGGATCAAACGAGGTGTTTCACTGGGTGCAGGTGAAATTCTTTTGACTTCTATCGATCGGGAAGGAACTCGAAAAGGATTTGATATCCCTCTGATAAGCGCGGTCACAAAAGACGTTACTGTTCCAGTAATCGCGAGTGGAGGAATGGGCAAGCCGGAAGATATAATTGACGCGGTGAAACTTGGCGACGCGGACGGCGTTGCAATGGCTGACATTCTTCACTATGATCGATCGACAATTGGCATTATTCGAAAAACTGCAGAGCAGGCAAATATAGAAGTGAGACATTATGAAAATACCTGA
- the pgl gene encoding 6-phosphogluconolactonase gives MKTESNFPKIISYPKDQWIESVSKEIQNTILSTIEMKGSCDLMLTGGKTAGLLYKYWKDTASLPIKNIRFWFGDERCVPPDHPESNYGLVIRTLLSDSPGAVIARMEGEDPDMDASALRYEGLLPLQIDVMLLGLGEDGHIASLFPNDEALNSKNRSVLHVVGSKPPKKRITVTPRVIQSSKFIYVLAFGEEKGKVLSKALEDLDDFRSLPVRLTRNGTWMLDEFATKSIRIEK, from the coding sequence ATGAAAACAGAATCTAATTTTCCAAAAATAATCTCGTATCCGAAAGATCAATGGATTGAGTCTGTATCGAAGGAAATCCAAAATACGATTCTTTCAACCATTGAAATGAAAGGAAGCTGTGATCTAATGTTGACCGGAGGCAAAACGGCTGGGTTACTCTATAAATATTGGAAGGACACTGCTTCGTTACCGATCAAGAATATACGATTTTGGTTTGGAGATGAACGTTGTGTGCCACCAGACCATCCGGAAAGTAATTACGGCCTTGTCATAAGAACCCTATTGTCGGATTCCCCGGGCGCTGTGATAGCAAGGATGGAAGGCGAAGATCCGGATATGGACGCCTCTGCCCTTCGTTATGAAGGATTGCTCCCTCTTCAAATAGATGTTATGCTTTTAGGATTGGGCGAGGACGGCCACATAGCTTCGCTATTTCCAAATGACGAGGCGTTAAATTCAAAGAACCGTTCTGTACTTCATGTTGTCGGTTCGAAACCGCCGAAAAAGCGAATCACTGTTACGCCGCGAGTCATCCAGAGTTCTAAGTTTATATATGTCCTTGCTTTCGGCGAAGAAAAAGGAAAAGTTCTCTCAAAAGCTTTAGAGGATTTGGATGATTTTCGATCTCTTCCGGTCAGACTGACTCGGAATGGAACTTGGATGTTGGACGAATTCGCGACAAAAAGTATCCGAATAGAAAAATAA
- a CDS encoding carbamoyltransferase family protein, producing the protein MYILGIKSSGHDTGAALITDRSGSVELSAISEARLNRRKHSYSYPLLSIRYVMDHFGLKSLDDIDLICIDRHGELWPEKNSQFGRLSARNQRPHQYDFDARFNYLIEQSIRFPKEKVLYINHIDAHAASTYYVSGFQEASILTIEGGIGNYIGKGKDISIIDRTGYGGDEYQNGKITHSAKVSWPPHRQNISNLYDLITSKLGLDKFAAGKTMALAAFRDRFPQKNYLNIPKDRHDGFMSDYTDLVNRLGVEVRSFVATSKATKDVELQDEYWVNIAREAQDALEEDVLYLAKLAANKSNSRNLCLAGGVALSCVTNRKILDLGLFDNVFVQPAASDEGIPLGCALWGYYKVMHGTAPAKMEHAYLGSANQSETIPALLDKYKFVGRKVSSEDVAKVLANGSIIGRISGASEYGPRALGNRSILADPRIANMLEVVNTQIKHRERFRPFAPSCHADKQNRYFDIPCPSPFMLMACAVYPDARSKIPAVIHVDGSSRVQSVTPSQNKAYYDLIEEFGKLSGVYTLLNTSFNDDGEPIVENYEDALLSFVRTGLHFLYMEDYLVERPSPEACAKLREELSIHIKRRVENEYAIAVSTFCNEELYKKLDSSIDHFTFSDLLTNMVDFVRRSKRLTFNTYGSKGLNQLLKKGINRLSGVARHGRSGIVSCLATLPMISLYSLYRLFFINKNKD; encoded by the coding sequence ATGTACATTTTAGGTATTAAATCTAGCGGCCATGACACTGGAGCCGCATTGATAACGGATCGTTCTGGTTCGGTCGAACTTTCGGCAATTTCAGAAGCGAGGTTGAACCGTCGGAAACATTCGTATTCTTATCCACTCTTGTCTATTCGTTATGTGATGGATCATTTCGGATTAAAATCTCTAGATGATATCGATTTGATTTGTATCGATAGACATGGCGAACTTTGGCCGGAAAAAAATTCTCAATTTGGGCGGCTCTCTGCAAGAAATCAACGTCCTCATCAATATGACTTCGATGCTCGTTTTAACTATTTGATTGAACAATCTATTCGATTCCCGAAGGAAAAAGTGCTTTATATCAATCATATAGACGCGCACGCGGCAAGTACCTATTACGTATCAGGTTTTCAAGAGGCATCGATCTTAACGATTGAGGGTGGTATTGGAAACTATATCGGAAAAGGAAAAGATATTTCTATCATAGATAGAACGGGATATGGAGGAGATGAATATCAGAATGGAAAGATTACTCACAGTGCAAAAGTAAGCTGGCCTCCTCATAGACAAAATATATCAAATCTTTATGATTTAATCACGAGTAAGTTAGGTCTGGATAAATTTGCGGCGGGAAAGACGATGGCGCTTGCGGCCTTTCGCGATCGTTTTCCTCAGAAAAACTATCTGAACATTCCAAAAGATCGACATGATGGTTTCATGTCTGATTATACTGATTTAGTAAATAGACTGGGAGTGGAGGTTCGATCATTCGTAGCCACTTCAAAAGCAACAAAAGACGTCGAACTTCAAGACGAATATTGGGTGAATATTGCTCGAGAGGCTCAGGATGCGCTTGAGGAAGATGTCCTGTATCTTGCGAAACTCGCGGCAAATAAATCAAACTCGAGAAACCTTTGTTTGGCGGGCGGAGTTGCGCTTTCATGCGTTACCAATAGAAAAATATTGGATCTTGGTCTATTTGATAACGTTTTCGTTCAGCCGGCGGCTTCAGATGAAGGAATCCCCTTGGGTTGTGCGTTATGGGGTTATTACAAAGTTATGCATGGAACGGCGCCAGCGAAAATGGAACACGCATATCTTGGATCGGCGAATCAATCCGAAACAATTCCTGCTCTTTTGGATAAGTATAAGTTTGTTGGTCGCAAGGTTAGTTCTGAGGATGTGGCGAAAGTTCTCGCAAATGGAAGCATTATAGGTAGAATTTCCGGCGCTTCCGAATACGGACCGAGGGCTTTAGGGAATAGAAGCATTCTCGCAGATCCTAGGATTGCGAATATGTTAGAAGTTGTTAATACCCAGATTAAACATAGGGAAAGGTTTCGTCCTTTTGCGCCGTCTTGCCACGCCGATAAACAAAATCGATATTTTGATATTCCTTGCCCTAGTCCGTTTATGCTGATGGCTTGTGCCGTTTATCCGGATGCAAGGTCTAAGATTCCTGCAGTTATTCACGTAGATGGAAGTAGTCGGGTTCAATCAGTAACGCCTAGTCAAAATAAAGCATATTATGATTTAATTGAGGAGTTCGGAAAACTTTCCGGCGTTTATACCCTCTTGAATACTTCTTTTAACGACGACGGGGAACCGATCGTAGAAAACTACGAGGATGCACTGCTTTCTTTTGTAAGAACTGGCCTTCATTTTCTTTATATGGAAGATTATCTTGTGGAGCGACCATCGCCTGAAGCATGTGCAAAACTACGGGAGGAACTTTCGATCCATATCAAAAGAAGAGTTGAAAATGAATATGCGATTGCCGTTTCAACTTTCTGCAATGAAGAGCTCTATAAGAAACTTGATTCGTCTATAGATCATTTTACATTTAGCGACCTTCTTACCAACATGGTTGATTTTGTTAGACGATCCAAGAGATTAACGTTTAACACCTACGGCTCTAAAGGATTGAATCAGTTGTTAAAAAAAGGAATCAACAGACTTAGTGGAGTGGCTCGTCACGGAAGGTCCGGAATCGTTTCTTGCTTAGCAACGCTTCCCATGATAAGTTTATATTCTCTGTACAGATTATTTTTCATTAATAAGAATAAGGATTAG
- a CDS encoding polysaccharide biosynthesis PFTS motif protein gives MIQSFSGNISSNPSEFSYVKNPLLNLLSETRLGFFGRVQLLINHSILIFLYSYLVFRFRSLSLIAKDFAYIAILASLDKRQKIQEIFLTCSSFGIQPLWMRSLKNAETNMIWYAQNWQPIVTLPETKKSNIPFLRWIRVDRHWVWTHSFAGYLKTLSPKAKIESVGPIVWYSPDALVKPPVDAIQITVFDISPYSDEIALEYCEFPNYNCPDNLNLFIEDILSLKKNLEKKYSLPVRVRLKTKRGYRSSYDRQYFNTLEKLDRKGGINLLYHMADVFNLISESHLIIVYPFSSPAYIAEHLKIPAIYYDPTSSILRWDFADSESWVHFAHSRKELESLSVRELNKSFA, from the coding sequence TTGATTCAATCTTTTTCAGGTAATATCTCATCCAACCCATCTGAATTTTCTTACGTTAAAAATCCTTTATTAAACCTTCTTTCTGAAACTCGGTTGGGGTTTTTCGGTCGAGTGCAGCTTCTGATAAATCATAGTATTCTTATATTTTTATATTCTTATTTAGTTTTTCGTTTTCGATCTCTCTCCTTGATTGCAAAGGATTTTGCCTACATAGCCATTTTGGCCTCTCTAGATAAACGCCAAAAAATTCAGGAAATTTTTTTGACCTGTTCATCCTTCGGTATTCAGCCTCTTTGGATGAGATCTCTGAAAAATGCCGAAACGAATATGATATGGTATGCCCAGAACTGGCAACCGATAGTAACACTTCCGGAGACGAAAAAATCTAATATTCCTTTTTTGCGTTGGATTCGAGTGGATCGACATTGGGTTTGGACTCACTCCTTTGCAGGCTATTTAAAAACCCTTTCTCCAAAAGCAAAGATTGAATCAGTCGGACCGATTGTTTGGTATTCTCCTGATGCTTTGGTAAAACCACCCGTTGATGCAATACAGATTACCGTGTTTGATATATCACCTTATTCCGATGAAATTGCGCTTGAATACTGTGAATTTCCAAACTATAATTGCCCGGATAATTTGAATCTATTTATAGAAGATATACTTTCTTTAAAGAAAAATTTAGAAAAGAAGTATTCGTTACCCGTTAGAGTAAGACTTAAAACGAAACGAGGTTATCGATCATCATATGACAGACAATATTTCAATACTTTAGAAAAACTAGATAGGAAAGGAGGAATAAACTTATTATATCATATGGCCGACGTTTTTAATCTGATTTCGGAAAGTCATCTCATTATCGTTTATCCTTTTTCATCTCCGGCTTATATTGCCGAACACCTAAAGATTCCTGCTATCTACTACGATCCAACGAGTTCGATTCTAAGATGGGATTTCGCAGATTCGGAATCCTGGGTTCACTTTGCACATTCACGCAAAGAATTGGAATCTTTATCAGTTAGAGAACTCAATAAGTCATTTGCTTAA
- the hisH gene encoding imidazole glycerol phosphate synthase subunit HisH, with the protein MKIPDVSVIDYGVGNLLSVCRAFEYFGAKVEATSDPEIILSSPHVVLPGVGAFADGMNELERQGLVPIVKKVASNGTPLLGICLGMQMLLDESEEFGITAGLGLVAGKVVPVPDKTIDGKMQKIPHIGWNELKFDIDSDNEKPNLLKNVQPGDSVYFVHSFMAMPQDLTNIVAHCNYGGRKVTAVIRNKNVHGCQFHPEKSGTVGLNILRGFLTL; encoded by the coding sequence ATGAAAATACCTGATGTTTCCGTAATCGATTATGGCGTTGGAAATCTCCTCAGTGTTTGTAGAGCCTTTGAATACTTTGGAGCAAAGGTAGAGGCAACATCCGATCCTGAAATTATTCTTTCTTCTCCTCACGTTGTATTGCCTGGAGTGGGCGCGTTCGCCGACGGCATGAATGAATTAGAGCGTCAAGGTTTGGTGCCAATCGTTAAAAAAGTAGCTTCAAATGGGACACCATTGTTAGGGATTTGTTTGGGAATGCAGATGTTATTGGATGAAAGCGAGGAGTTTGGAATCACTGCAGGTCTTGGTTTGGTTGCTGGTAAAGTCGTCCCGGTTCCTGATAAAACGATCGATGGAAAAATGCAAAAAATTCCGCATATCGGTTGGAACGAATTAAAATTCGATATAGATAGTGATAACGAAAAACCGAACCTACTCAAGAACGTTCAACCCGGTGATTCAGTTTACTTTGTTCATTCCTTTATGGCGATGCCGCAAGATCTGACTAACATAGTTGCTCATTGTAATTATGGGGGTCGAAAGGTGACTGCGGTGATAAGAAATAAAAATGTTCATGGATGCCAGTTTCATCCCGAAAAAAGTGGGACAGTGGGTCTTAATATCTTAAGAGGTTTTTTAACCTTATGA
- a CDS encoding FkbM family methyltransferase, with product MKKVIKSVLTFVVNCLLAFFEKGRLGGYMQTEILRNLMDRKKEVNYGSLILSFAIPNSLNRYRADTFVTKEPETLEWIDSIPNGSIFWDIGANVGLYSCYAAKKRNCRVFSFEPSVFNLELLARNIYLNDLGDRVTIIPLPLSEKLSFSKLNMTTKEWGGALSTYDQNYGHDGKPMRTVFNFPTIGLSMDESANLLKIPQPAYIKMDVDGIEHLILKGGKKVLSKVKGILIEINDSFDEQAKESRKYLEKAGFQLKEKRHAEEFNTGMAQFTFNQIWIRKMKTKA from the coding sequence TTGAAAAAAGTTATCAAATCCGTACTAACCTTTGTGGTAAATTGTTTACTTGCTTTTTTTGAAAAGGGACGTCTTGGCGGGTATATGCAGACTGAGATTCTTAGGAATTTGATGGATCGCAAAAAAGAAGTAAACTATGGAAGTTTAATTCTCAGTTTTGCTATTCCGAACTCCTTAAATCGTTATCGAGCCGATACGTTTGTCACAAAAGAACCTGAAACTTTAGAATGGATCGATAGTATTCCTAACGGATCAATTTTTTGGGACATCGGAGCGAACGTTGGTTTATATTCTTGTTATGCGGCAAAAAAAAGAAACTGCAGAGTATTTTCTTTTGAACCTTCCGTATTCAATTTAGAGTTATTGGCGAGAAATATTTATTTGAACGATCTTGGTGACCGGGTAACAATCATTCCGCTTCCACTTTCGGAGAAACTTTCGTTTAGCAAGCTCAACATGACAACGAAGGAATGGGGAGGGGCGCTTTCCACATACGATCAAAACTATGGACACGACGGAAAGCCTATGAGGACAGTTTTCAATTTTCCGACGATAGGTCTATCCATGGATGAATCCGCTAATTTACTTAAAATCCCTCAACCTGCGTACATCAAAATGGATGTAGACGGAATCGAGCATTTAATACTAAAAGGCGGTAAAAAGGTTTTATCAAAGGTGAAAGGAATCTTAATCGAGATCAATGACAGTTTCGACGAGCAAGCGAAAGAATCTCGTAAGTATTTAGAAAAAGCGGGATTTCAATTAAAAGAAAAACGTCATGCTGAGGAATTTAATACGGGTATGGCGCAATTTACCTTTAACCAAATTTGGATTCGAAAAATGAAAACGAAGGCATAA
- a CDS encoding N-acetyl sugar amidotransferase, with protein MEKKDLIKKYNLPSEVKFCVKCTVSNQRPRITFDEKGVCSACNFAEYKRKHIDWNLREKELHDLCNRYRKNNGEYDVIVPCSGGKDGSFVAHQLKYKYNMNPLTVTWAPLKATEIGRKNLDAFIASGFDNILGTPNGKVTRRLTHLAFQFLGDPFQPFIYGQTNFPLHMAVKYGVSLIMYGENGEVEYGGDMKNAFRPDRDIQDHDKHYFSGLPPEFWTEHGVSEVDLKPFVAPKFDDIKKNNTQIHFFGYYKFWDPQENFYYCKEHTGFSPNTERSEGTYSKYASLDDSIDGFHYYLSYIKFGIGRATSDAAHEIRDSKITREEGIALVQKYDGEFPKKYFKDFLEYCSITEDEFNEVIDSWRSDHIWKKQDDVWTLKKPVWAKD; from the coding sequence ATGGAAAAGAAAGATTTAATAAAAAAATATAATTTACCTTCGGAAGTAAAATTTTGCGTAAAATGTACGGTTTCAAATCAACGTCCTAGAATTACGTTTGATGAGAAAGGAGTTTGTTCCGCATGTAATTTCGCTGAATATAAAAGAAAGCACATTGATTGGAATCTCAGAGAGAAAGAATTGCATGACCTTTGCAACCGGTACAGAAAAAATAATGGTGAGTATGATGTAATAGTACCTTGTAGCGGCGGGAAGGATGGCAGTTTTGTGGCGCATCAGCTGAAATATAAATACAACATGAATCCGTTAACCGTCACATGGGCCCCGCTAAAGGCGACAGAAATCGGTCGTAAAAACTTAGACGCATTTATTGCATCAGGATTTGATAATATTCTTGGAACGCCGAACGGGAAGGTAACCCGTAGATTGACCCACCTTGCTTTTCAGTTCTTAGGCGATCCTTTTCAACCTTTTATTTACGGGCAAACAAATTTTCCATTACATATGGCAGTAAAGTATGGTGTTTCGTTGATCATGTATGGAGAGAATGGGGAAGTTGAATATGGCGGAGATATGAAGAATGCGTTTCGTCCGGACCGGGATATTCAGGATCACGATAAACATTATTTTTCAGGACTTCCGCCCGAGTTTTGGACTGAGCATGGCGTAAGCGAAGTCGATTTAAAGCCGTTTGTAGCGCCTAAATTTGATGATATCAAGAAGAACAATACTCAAATCCATTTCTTCGGTTATTATAAATTTTGGGATCCGCAGGAAAACTTTTACTATTGTAAGGAGCATACTGGTTTTTCTCCAAATACTGAGCGTTCGGAAGGAACTTATTCGAAATACGCTAGTTTAGATGATAGCATTGACGGCTTTCACTATTATTTGAGTTATATCAAATTTGGAATCGGCCGCGCCACATCCGACGCGGCGCATGAAATCAGAGACTCAAAGATCACTCGAGAAGAAGGAATCGCATTAGTTCAAAAATATGACGGCGAGTTTCCTAAAAAATATTTCAAGGACTTCCTTGAATATTGTTCTATTACCGAAGACGAATTCAATGAAGTAATTGATAGCTGGCGTTCAGATCACATTTGGAAAAAGCAGGACGATGTTTGGACTTTGAAAAAACCCGTATGGGCTAAAGATTAG
- a CDS encoding SDR family oxidoreductase — translation MKDESVLITGASGLLGHYLCSFFKERNFKVTGISYGHSIQILGITEIQCDLNDHAKFTKIVESVKPKYILHCAGLTNVDECEKNEVLATRIHVETSGLIAELSRALSIKMIHISTDHLWDGSIANVTEDTPASPLNAYGRTKWRAEVAVQKKNPDALIVRTNFFGVGLPWRKSFSDWIIGTLETGNVLNAFQDVYFTPISIPLLAELLLDSIEENLFGIYHIVGRDRISKFEFAFKLAEVFGLPQELIHPIPYKNANLVAKRPMDMSLSVEKIERALQKKMPSLDQSLFSIRG, via the coding sequence ATGAAAGATGAATCTGTTTTAATCACCGGCGCAAGCGGTCTTTTGGGTCACTATCTTTGTTCTTTTTTTAAGGAAAGGAATTTTAAAGTCACTGGCATTTCATACGGACATTCGATCCAAATATTAGGAATCACTGAAATACAATGCGATCTAAATGATCATGCAAAATTTACGAAAATTGTGGAATCGGTAAAACCGAAATATATTCTTCATTGTGCCGGCTTGACTAACGTGGATGAATGTGAGAAAAATGAGGTTTTGGCTACTCGCATTCACGTGGAAACGAGCGGACTTATTGCGGAACTTTCTCGCGCTCTTTCAATAAAGATGATACATATTTCAACGGATCATCTTTGGGATGGTTCGATCGCGAACGTAACGGAAGATACTCCAGCGTCTCCCTTAAATGCATATGGAAGAACGAAATGGAGGGCTGAAGTAGCAGTCCAGAAAAAGAACCCGGATGCTTTGATTGTTCGTACTAATTTTTTTGGAGTCGGACTCCCATGGAGAAAATCATTTTCAGATTGGATTATCGGAACTTTAGAAACCGGCAACGTTCTGAACGCTTTTCAGGATGTTTATTTTACTCCAATTTCAATACCTCTTTTAGCGGAACTTCTTTTAGATTCAATTGAGGAGAATCTTTTCGGAATTTATCACATAGTAGGTCGAGATAGGATATCAAAATTTGAGTTTGCATTTAAGTTAGCCGAAGTTTTCGGACTACCACAAGAGTTGATTCATCCAATTCCATATAAGAATGCAAACCTTGTTGCCAAAAGACCCATGGATATGTCCCTCAGTGTAGAAAAAATCGAGAGAGCATTACAGAAAAAAATGCCTTCCTTGGACCAAAGTCTTTTTAGTATTCGCGGTTAA
- a CDS encoding Gfo/Idh/MocA family protein, with protein sequence MSSNSKAIFCKVAFVGAGYMTTEHIKAFRDISGVELCGIYSRTKSRADILAKEFGIPKVVDSVASLYKETNADIVVVSVPELSTKSVILECFQFPWISLIEKPVGYNFGEANTIMKVAHELKREAYVALNRRHYSSTYNSLQELNLIDEPRFIHVQDQEDLIAAKKFGQPDLVLENWMYANSIHLIDYFSIFGRGRIIQIDPLFHWDKDNPTFVAAKIIFDSGDLGIYQAVWNAPGPWAVSVTTHTKRFELRPLEQASIQLNGQRTLESIPIHEWDVQFKPGLRRQAEMVVKAFKNQEHSLPSLVDALESMRVVHEIYGVE encoded by the coding sequence ATGAGTTCAAATTCTAAAGCAATATTTTGCAAGGTTGCTTTCGTCGGCGCCGGCTATATGACGACCGAGCATATTAAGGCTTTTCGGGATATTTCAGGAGTGGAATTGTGCGGAATTTATAGCCGTACGAAAAGTCGCGCCGATATCCTTGCGAAAGAGTTCGGTATTCCTAAAGTCGTTGATTCGGTTGCTTCTCTCTATAAAGAAACGAATGCGGATATAGTCGTCGTTTCAGTTCCCGAGTTATCCACTAAATCGGTCATTTTGGAATGCTTTCAATTCCCTTGGATCTCTTTAATAGAAAAACCTGTAGGATATAATTTTGGAGAGGCGAATACGATTATGAAGGTCGCTCACGAATTAAAGAGAGAGGCTTACGTTGCTCTTAATAGAAGGCACTATTCGAGTACATACAATTCTCTTCAGGAATTAAATCTAATAGATGAACCGAGATTTATTCACGTTCAAGATCAGGAAGATTTGATAGCCGCCAAAAAATTCGGTCAACCCGATTTGGTCCTAGAAAATTGGATGTATGCGAATTCAATTCATCTAATAGACTATTTTTCAATTTTTGGTCGGGGAAGAATTATTCAAATCGATCCTCTATTTCATTGGGATAAAGACAATCCCACTTTTGTCGCCGCAAAGATTATATTTGATTCAGGCGATCTCGGAATCTATCAAGCGGTCTGGAATGCTCCTGGGCCTTGGGCTGTTTCAGTAACCACTCATACGAAACGATTTGAGTTGCGGCCGCTTGAACAGGCGTCGATACAGTTAAATGGTCAGAGAACTTTGGAATCAATTCCTATACACGAATGGGATGTCCAATTTAAACCCGGACTGCGAAGACAGGCTGAGATGGTAGTCAAAGCGTTCAAAAACCAAGAACACTCTCTCCCTTCTTTGGTGGATGCCTTGGAATCAATGCGAGTAGTCCATGAAATCTATGGAGTAGAATAG